DNA from Xanthomonas hyacinthi:
CTCGACCTTGCGCCGGGTCTGCTCGCGCACGTTGGGCTCGCCGTTGATGACCCGCGACACGGTCTTCATCGAGACCCCGGCGCGTGCGGCCACGTCCTCGATGCGCAGGCCCTGCGTGGCCCGCTTGCTCATCGCGCCGGCGCCGGCCACACGAAGCTGGCCACGCTGCGCGCCGGCAGCGTGTAGCCGAAGCCGTGCTTGTCCTCGGCCACCGACAGCGTGCGCGCGGCGTGCGCGCTGTTGACCACCACCAGTACCCGCGAGCCGTCCGGATTCAGAAACGCCACGTTGTCCACGCCTTCGCCGCCTTCGCTGGAATCGATGCGCCAGGCTTGCGGGCGCACGAAGCGGCTGGCATGGGCGAGCGCATAGTACTCGTCGCTGCGCACCACGCGCTCGCCGTGCAGATCGACATCGATCACGCCGCGGCAGGTGTCGCAGCCGCCGGCATGCGGGCCGCCGTGCAGGTCCAGCGCCAGGTTCCAGAACAGCACGCCGCGCGCACCGTGGCGCACCGACTGCACGATCAGCCGCCGCGTCTGCAGGGTCAGCCCGCCGCTGCGCAGCGGTTCCCAGTCGCCGCCGGAGCACTCGGTCATGTACGCATCCTTGTCCGGGTAGGCCGCCTGCACCGGGCTCTGTGCGGCCGGATCGCCGGCGTAGCAGTGCCAGGCGATGCCGGCGACGTGGCGCCGCGCCTGCGCGTCGGCGAGGACCGCCAGCGGCTCCTGCGGCTGGTCCCAGTTGTGGTCCCAGTCGAAGAGCAACGGCGCGCCGCGGCGGGCCTCGAGCAGCGGCCCGAGGTGGCGGCCGATCAGCTGCGCGCGCTGCGCGGCCTCCAGGCGCATGCCGGGGTAGTCCTTGGGGGTGAAGCCCGGTTCGTTCTGCAGGGTCAGCGCAACGATCGGCACGCCAGCCTGCGCATAGGCGTCGACGTAGCGCAGCAGATAGCGCGCGAAGGCGTCGTAGTACTCGGGCTTGAGCGTGCCGCCGATCAGGCTGCCGCTGGTCTTCATCCATGCCGGCGCGCTCCATGGCGAGGCCATGATCTTCAGTTCGGGGTTGATCGCCAGCGCCTGCCGCGCGATCGGCAGCACGTCGTCGCGATTGGGCGCGATGCTGAAATGCGCCAGCGCCGGATCGGGCGCGTTGTCCGGCGTGTCGTCGAGGCTGTAGTGATGGCGCGAGAAATCCGACGCGCCGATGGTCAACCGCGCGAAGCTCAGCCCCAGGCCGCCGTCGGCGCGGCCGAACAGTTCGTGCATCAGCGCATCGCGGCGCGGTTGCGGCAGTCGTTGCAGTACCCAGGCCGAGGAGTCGGTGATCGAGGCGCCGAAGCCGAGCATGCGTTGGCGTCGCGCCGCGGGATCGATGCGGATGTCGGCGTGCGTCTGCGCTCCCCAGCGCGCGGCCGGCGCCGGCGCGAGCGCCTGGCGATGGTCCTGGGTGGTGATCCAGGCCTGGATGTCCGCGGCCGGCGGCGGCAGCGGGTCGGCGCTGGCGACGCCGCTAGAAAAGCCCAGCAGCGCAGCGCAAAGCGCGGCCGCCGGCCGCTGCCGGGCAGCCGAAGACACCCTGCAATGCCGCGCAAACCCCATGTTGCGGCGCAGCGGTTGCGCGCAGCGCTGCGCCGCATTGGCGAGAAACTTCATGAGCTTGCATGGCTGCGGCATCGCTTGCTCCTCGCGGAATTGACCGCACTGGATACGACGAGTATGACAGCGCTGTCAAAAATGCCGGGAGGGGCATCACATGATGGGCATGCAAGAATTCTTCGTGGGCCGCGCACGTCGCGGCGCGCCGTCGCGGCGGCTGTTGGCACTGGCTTGCTGCATCGCCGCGCTGCAGCAGGCGCACGCGCAAACCGCCACGGCGGCTGCGCCGGCACCGCAGGACACGGTCGGCACGCTGGACACGGTGAAGGTCACCGGCATCCGCCATGCGATCGAGAGCGCGGTGGAGGCCAAGAGCGAATCGTCGTTGATCATCGAGACGATCTCGGCCGAGGACATCGGCAAGCTGCCCGACGTGAGCATCGCCGATTCGCTCTCGCGGCTGCCCGGCGTCGCCACTCAGCGCGTGGATGGGCGCGCGCAGGTGATCAACATCCGCGGCATGTCCGAGCAGTTCGTCGGCACCACGCTCAACGGCCGCGAGCAGGTCAGCACCGGCGACAGCCGCGGCGTGGAGTTCGACCAGTTCCCGGCGGAGCTGATCAACGCGGTGACCGTCTACAAGACCGCCGATGCCGCCGTGATCGGGCAGGGCCTGTCCGGCACCGTGGACCTGAAGACGATCCGCCCGCTGGACCTGGACGAACGCCGCATCGTGGTCAGCGGCAACGGCGAGAAGAATTCCTTCGGCAAGCTCAGCGCCGACGGCCACGACACCGGCTACCGCGCCGCGGCGTCCTACGTCGACCAGTTCGCCGGCGACACCATCGGCGTCGCGCTCGGCGTGGCGCGCTTGAATTCGCCGTTCCAGGAAAAGCACTACAAATCCTGGTGGTGGGGCAATCCGGACAGCTGGGGCGCCACGCAGGCGGGCAAGCCGCCGGGCGCGGTCGCGCTGCAGGGATCAGAGGCGTGGATCAAGTCGCGCGAGCTGACCCGCGACGGCGTGATCGGCACCCTGGAATACAAGCCGAACGCGCATTTCCACAGCGTGCTCGACGGCTACTGGTCCAAGTTCGACCAGAAGGAAGCCATGCACGGCGCGATGTGGTCCAACGCGCCTGACTTCAGCAATGCGCTGGGCGAGCAGGTCGCCTACCGCGACATCGCCACCACCGACCGACAGGGCGTGCCGATCATCACCCAGGGCACCCTGAGCGGCGTGCAGCCGGTGCTGCGCAACGATCGCAACGACCGCCAGGACAAGCTGCTTTCGGTGGGCTGGACCAACACCCTGCACTGGGAGCCGTGGTCGCTGAGCCTGGACCTGAACTACTCGCGCGCCGAGCGCCGGCAATCGCAGCTGGAGACCTACGCCGGGCTGGCCGATCCGCAGGACATCGGCTTCGACCTGCCGTTGAGCAACGCGTTCGCGCGCTATTCGCTCGCCAACCTGGCCGATCCGGCGACGGTGTACCTGTGGGATCCGCAGAAGTGGGGCCACGACGGGCGCCTGGAGAATTCCTGGCAGAAAGACGAGATCAAGGCCGGCCGCCTGGAATTCAACTACGACGTCGACACTGCGTTCGTGCGCAGCTTCGACCTCGGCGTGAACGTCAATCGCCGCAGCAAGGACAAGCGCGCCGACGTGTACTTCGCCGACCTGCCGGGGCGCACGCCGACCCTGGTCGATCCGTCGCTGCTGTATGCGCCGACCTCGCTGGGCTTCGCCGGCATCGGCGACATTCTCAGCTTCGATCCGCGCGCGCTGCTGTCGCGCTACTACGACGTCACCCTGTCCGAGAGCAACGACGACCTGCGCAAGGACTACGTGGTCGACGAGCACGTCAACACCTATTACCTGCGCGCCAACATCGACATGGACCTGGGCGAGCGCGTGCGCGTGCGCGGCAACGCCGGCCTGCAGTACATCACCAGCGACCAGTCCTCGACCGGCTTCAACGCCAGCGGCGGTGCGGTGGTCGGCGCGCAGACGCTGGGCGCGCGCTACCACGACGCGCTGCCGAGCCTGAATCTGGTGTTCGATTTCGGCGACGGCTGGATGGCGCGCATGGGCGCGGCCAAGCAGCTGATGCGGCCGCCGATCAACTACCTGAGCGCCGACGCCAGCGCCGCGGTGGACACCACCACCGGGCTGTGGAGCGGCAGCGGCGGCAACCCGACGCTGCAGCCGTACCGCGCCGATGCGCTCGACCTGTCGCTGGAAAAGTACTTCGGCTCGGCCAGCTACGTGAGCCTGGCGCTGTTCTACAAGGATCTGCAGACCTACATCTACCGGCAGAACCTGACCTGGGATTTCACCGGCTACAACCCGGACGGGCAGACACCGGTCTCCAACATCGGCACCTTCAGCACCTGGGCCAACGGCAGCGGCGGCTACATGCGCGGCGTCGAATTCGCCGCCAGCGTCA
Protein-coding regions in this window:
- a CDS encoding glycoside hydrolase family 30 protein, which encodes MPQPCKLMKFLANAAQRCAQPLRRNMGFARHCRVSSAARQRPAAALCAALLGFSSGVASADPLPPPAADIQAWITTQDHRQALAPAPAARWGAQTHADIRIDPAARRQRMLGFGASITDSSAWVLQRLPQPRRDALMHELFGRADGGLGLSFARLTIGASDFSRHHYSLDDTPDNAPDPALAHFSIAPNRDDVLPIARQALAINPELKIMASPWSAPAWMKTSGSLIGGTLKPEYYDAFARYLLRYVDAYAQAGVPIVALTLQNEPGFTPKDYPGMRLEAAQRAQLIGRHLGPLLEARRGAPLLFDWDHNWDQPQEPLAVLADAQARRHVAGIAWHCYAGDPAAQSPVQAAYPDKDAYMTECSGGDWEPLRSGGLTLQTRRLIVQSVRHGARGVLFWNLALDLHGGPHAGGCDTCRGVIDVDLHGERVVRSDEYYALAHASRFVRPQAWRIDSSEGGEGVDNVAFLNPDGSRVLVVVNSAHAARTLSVAEDKHGFGYTLPARSVASFVWPAPAR
- a CDS encoding TonB-dependent receptor, with protein sequence MMGMQEFFVGRARRGAPSRRLLALACCIAALQQAHAQTATAAAPAPQDTVGTLDTVKVTGIRHAIESAVEAKSESSLIIETISAEDIGKLPDVSIADSLSRLPGVATQRVDGRAQVINIRGMSEQFVGTTLNGREQVSTGDSRGVEFDQFPAELINAVTVYKTADAAVIGQGLSGTVDLKTIRPLDLDERRIVVSGNGEKNSFGKLSADGHDTGYRAAASYVDQFAGDTIGVALGVARLNSPFQEKHYKSWWWGNPDSWGATQAGKPPGAVALQGSEAWIKSRELTRDGVIGTLEYKPNAHFHSVLDGYWSKFDQKEAMHGAMWSNAPDFSNALGEQVAYRDIATTDRQGVPIITQGTLSGVQPVLRNDRNDRQDKLLSVGWTNTLHWEPWSLSLDLNYSRAERRQSQLETYAGLADPQDIGFDLPLSNAFARYSLANLADPATVYLWDPQKWGHDGRLENSWQKDEIKAGRLEFNYDVDTAFVRSFDLGVNVNRRSKDKRADVYFADLPGRTPTLVDPSLLYAPTSLGFAGIGDILSFDPRALLSRYYDVTLSESNDDLRKDYVVDEHVNTYYLRANIDMDLGERVRVRGNAGLQYITSDQSSTGFNASGGAVVGAQTLGARYHDALPSLNLVFDFGDGWMARMGAAKQLMRPPINYLSADASAAVDTTTGLWSGSGGNPTLQPYRADALDLSLEKYFGSASYVSLALFYKDLQTYIYRQNLTWDFTGYNPDGQTPVSNIGTFSTWANGSGGYMRGVEFAASVTGDVFSERLDGFGVQLNGSYTESSIDPDPSDNSPGTDTIPGLSKIVANATLFYEKHGFGARVSQRYRDAYRGEYGSLFGQRSYRNTLSERVTDLQLSYDFPDSSRLKGLSLMFQVNNLTNEAFRTEVSAAGVSSTVFLPEEYTEYGRQYLIGFRYRL